One segment of Brassica napus cultivar Da-Ae chromosome C3, Da-Ae, whole genome shotgun sequence DNA contains the following:
- the LOC106406028 gene encoding F-box protein At2g16365: MVMGKVNKGMSEKKESAWLGRWTQFGNEVKFHDHSTGSDSKELIRAEDKEVLPFPMFKVNTTKLQAKDDVGSSSNPMAANNKMPWMYNNDVQEKTTQNLLELMRPVRFYATVDSVQRVSGEINLPEEDGHHHQLLKGSMKLKGKIFGGYLDLFPSVDHHQHKGGGVTLESLESSKDTKEGKNESSAETDTLEMDKLQMIHLSGSIASSSTKGKGRKGDSPVPRTEIPDMNEEPPLAMDGENSVGGHQGEETSNSATQSMNVDHFLSRGCKRVRLEQEPEANSSRWVKRLKRNSFDSSGHDETKSLMKIEEEGNNNNNLFLEILKSGINNLQPRNQEPATPQIKNVNQGGGDVTLQHPWIRRWCKKKDTDQPEGGDVRFETENQKEMEKKQYPSIAAMALMGKALSGLNPYGLRKTDSLMVWNARDLR, encoded by the exons ATGGTTATGGGTAAAGTTAACAAAGGAATGAGCGAGAAAAAAGAATCTGCTTGGTTAGGTCGTTGGACTCAGTTCGGTAATGAAGTGAAGTTTCATGATCATAGTACTGGTAGTGACTCTAAGGAGTTGATTAGGGCTGAAGATAAAGAGGTGTTGCCGTTTCCTATGTTCAAGGTTAATACTACAAAGCTTCAAGCTAAAGACGATGTGGGTTCAAGCTCAAACCCTATGGCTGCTAATAACAAAATGCCTTGGATGTATAATAACGATGTTCAAGAAAAGACTACACAGAACCTGCTAGAGTTGAtgagaccagtgaggttttacGCAACGGTTGATTCGGTTCAAAGAGTTTCTGGAGAGATCAACTTACCGGAAGAAGATGGTCATCATCATCAGCTACTGAAGGGTTCCATGAAGCTGAAAGGGAAGATTTTTGGTGGGTATCTTGATCTGTTTCCTAGTGTAGATCACCACCAGCATAAAGGAGGAGGAGTTACACTGGAGTCTCTGGAAAGCTCAAAGGATACCAAAGAAGGGAAGAATGAATCATCTGCGGAGACTGATACCTTGGAAATGGATAAACTTCAGATGATTCATCTTTCTG GCTCCATTGCTTCTTCCTCAACTAAGGGCAAAGGACGAAAAGGCGATTCGCCCGTTCCTAGGACTGAGATACCAGACATGAATGAAGAACCCCCTCTGGCTATGGATGGAGAGAACTCAGTAGGTGGGCATCAGGGAGAAGAAACAAGCAACTCAGCTACACAGAGCATGAACGTGGACCACTTTTTGTCTAGAGGCTGCAAACGTGTGCGGTTGGAACAAGAACCGGAAGCCAACAGCAGCAGATGGGTCAAGCGTCTGAAGAGAAACTCCTTTGATTCCAGCGGGCATGATGAAACCAAGAGCCTGATGAAGATTGAAGAAGAAgggaacaacaacaacaacctctTCCTTGAAATCTTGAAGTCAGGTATCAACAATCTCCAACCAAGAAATCAAGAACCTGCCACTCCACAAATCAAGAACGTTAACCAGGGAGGTGGCGACGTTACGCTTCAGCATCCATGGATCCGGAGATGGTGCAAGAAGAAGGATACAGATCAACCAGAAGGGGGAGATGTTAGGTTTGAGACAGAGAACCAAAAGGAGATGGAGAAGAAACAGTATCCGAGTATTGCGGCTATGGCACTGATGGGGAAGGCTTTGAGCGGTTTGAACCCGTATGGTCTTAGGAAGACAGACTCGCTCATGGTCTGGAATGCTCGGGATCTAAGGTAG
- the LOC106406029 gene encoding 40S ribosomal protein S25-3, translating to MAPKKDKVPPPSSKPAKSGGGKQKKKKWSKGKQKEKVNNMVLFDQATYDKLLSEAPKFKLITPSILSDRLRINGSLARKAIRDLMAKGTIRMVSTHSSQQIYTRATHN from the exons ATG GCACCGAAGAAGGATAAAGTTCCACCACCATCCTCTAAGCCCGCCAAATCGGGCGGCggaaagcagaagaagaag AAGTGGAGCAAGGGAAAGCAAAAGGAGAAGGTGAACAACATGGTTCTCTTCGATCAGGCTACTTACGACAAGCTTCTCTCCGAAGCTCCCAAGTTCAAACTCATCACTCCTTCCATCCTCTCCGACCGTCTTCGG ATCAATGGGTCACTTGCTAGGAAGGCCATTAGAGATTTGATGGCTAAAGGAACCATCAGGATGGTCTCTACTCACTCTAGCCAGCAGATTTACACTAGGGCCACCCACAACTAA
- the LOC106406829 gene encoding bifunctional dihydrofolate reductase-thymidylate synthase 1: MTTTLNGDSNTIDPQRTYQVVVAATKQMGIGKDGKLPWNLPTDLKFFKDITQTTSDPSKKNAVVMGRKTWEAIPAKHRPLPGRLNVVLTRSGGFDIANTENVVTCSSVDSALHLLAAPPYCLSIERVFVIGGGDILREALNRPSCDAIHLTEIDTSIECDTFIPEVDACVYQPWCSSLPITENGLRFCFTSFVRVKSSADDESSNGSQSPLQFDGKKFSFLPKMVFDQHEEFRYLNMVGDIISHGNVKNDRTGTGTLSKFGTQMKFNLRRSFPLLTTKRVFWRGVLEELLWFISGSTNAKVLQEKGIHIWDGNASREYLDGIGLTEREEGDLGPVYGFQWRHFGAKYTDMHADYTGQGFDQLADVIDKMKNNPDDRRIILSAWNPSDLKLMALPPCHMFAQFYVAEGELSCQMYQRSADMGLGVPFNIASYSLLTCMLAHVCELVPGDFVHVIGDAHVYRTHVRPLQEQLQNPPKPFPVLKINAEKKDIDSFVAADFDLIGYEPHKKIEMKMAV; this comes from the exons ATGACAACTACTCTCAATGGCGACTCCAACACCATTGACCCTCAGAGGACTTACCAAGTCGTTGTAGCTGCAACCAAACAAATGGGTATCGGCAAAGACGGCAAATTGCCGTGGAACCTCCCTACCGATCTCAAGTTCTTCAAGGACATCACTCAAACAACATCCGACCCCTCCAAGAAAAACGCTGTTGTGATGGGTAGAAAGACTTGGGAAGCTATCCCCGCTAAGCACCGCCCCCTTCCCGGTCGCCTCAACGTTGTTCTGACTCGTTCCGGTGGGTTTGATATAGCCAACACCGAGAATGTTGTCACTTGCAGTAGTGTAGACTCTGCTCTTCATCTCTTAGCTGCCCCGCCGTATTGTTTGTCTATTGAGAGGGTCTTTGTAATAGGAGGTGGTGATATATTGAG GGAGGCATTGAACAGGCCTAGTTGCGATGCGATTCATTTGACTGAGATTGATACAAGTATTGAATGTGATACGTTTATACCTGAGGTTGACGCTTGCGTTTATCAGCCTTGGTGTTCTTCTCTTCCTATAACTGAAAATGGACTTAGGTTTTGCTTCACCAGTTTTGTCCGTGTGAAAAGTTCTGCTGATGATGAATCCTCTAACGGGTCACAGTCTCCTCTTCAGTTTGATGGGAAGAAGTTTTCTTTTCTTCCGAAGATGGTTTTTGATCAGCATGAGGAGTTTCGGTATTTGAATATGGTTGGTGATATTATCTCACATGGTAACGTGAAGAATGATAGGACAGGGACTGGTACGTTATCTAAATTTGGAACACAGATGAAGTTCAATTTGCGCAGAAGCTTTCCACTTCTGACAACAAAG AGAGTGTTTTGGAGAGGTGTTCTTGAGGAGCTTCTATGGTTTATAAGCGGCTCAACTAACGCAAAG GTCCTTCAAGAAAAAGGTATCCATATATGGGATGGGAATGCGTCAAGAGAGTATCTTGATGG TATTGGTCTGACTGAGAGAGAGGAAGGCGACCTTGGACCTGTTTATGGATTTCAATGGAGACACTTTGGTGCCAA GTACACAGATATGCATGCTGATTACACTGGCCAAGGCTTTGATCAGCTCGCAGACGTAATCGACAAGATGAAGAACAATCCTGATGATCGGCGTATCATATTATCTGCTTGGAACCCTTCTGATCTCAAGCTGATGGCGCTTCCTCCGTGCCACATGTTTGCGCAGTTCTATGTGGCGGAAGGGGAGCTCTCGTGCCAGATGTATCAGCGTTCGGCGGATATGGGCCTTGGTGTGCCGTTTAACATCGCTTCCTACTCTCTTCTTACTTGCATGCTCGCTCACGTGTGTGAACTTGTCCCTGGTGATTTTGTCCATGTCATTGGGGATGCTCACGTGTATCGAACTCACGTGAGGCCTCTCCAAGAGCAGCTTCAGAACCCACCAAAACCTTTTCCT GTTTTGAAGATAAACGCTGAGAAGAAAGACATTGACTCTTTTGTGGCAGCTGACTTTGACCTCATTGGATATGAACCTCACAAGAAAATAGAGATGAAAATGGCGGTTTAG